From one Fusobacterium simiae genomic stretch:
- a CDS encoding ABC transporter ATP-binding protein, translating to MVRDLSKNNELILEAKNLTKQFKVSKKNILTACDNINLSMYKGKTLGIVGESGCGKSTFLRMLMNLEKISSGKIFYKGKDISKFSKNEIWESRQHIQMVYQDPGASFNPRMKVMDILTEPLINYDRLKKEDKEKKAIELLEMVDLPADFIHKYPQNMSGGQKQRIGIARALSLEPEILVCDEATSALDVSIQKNIIELLVKLQKERDLCIVFICHDIALVQSFAHEIAVMYLGNVLEILPGERLKDSAYHPYTKALLSSLFSINMNFSEKIASIEGDVPSPINLPSGCVFQGRCKFVKDKCKGQKPTLENIDTKHEVACYFTKEINNL from the coding sequence ATGGTGAGAGATTTGTCTAAAAATAATGAATTAATATTGGAAGCAAAAAATTTAACTAAACAATTTAAAGTTTCTAAAAAAAATATTCTAACTGCTTGTGATAATATAAATTTATCTATGTATAAAGGAAAAACATTAGGGATTGTTGGAGAATCTGGTTGTGGAAAATCTACTTTTTTAAGAATGCTTATGAACTTAGAAAAAATTTCAAGTGGAAAAATTTTTTATAAAGGTAAAGATATCAGTAAATTTTCTAAAAATGAAATTTGGGAAAGTAGACAGCATATTCAAATGGTATATCAAGATCCAGGAGCTTCTTTTAACCCTAGAATGAAAGTAATGGATATTTTAACTGAACCTCTTATCAATTATGATAGATTAAAAAAAGAAGATAAAGAGAAAAAGGCTATTGAACTTCTTGAAATGGTTGACCTACCAGCTGATTTTATACATAAATATCCCCAAAATATGAGTGGAGGACAAAAACAAAGAATAGGGATTGCAAGAGCTTTGTCATTGGAGCCTGAAATATTAGTTTGTGATGAAGCTACATCTGCTCTTGATGTTTCAATTCAAAAAAATATAATTGAGCTTTTAGTCAAATTACAAAAAGAAAGAGATTTATGTATAGTCTTTATCTGCCATGATATTGCACTTGTTCAATCTTTTGCTCATGAAATAGCAGTTATGTACTTAGGTAATGTTTTAGAAATTTTGCCTGGTGAAAGATTAAAAGATAGTGCTTATCACCCATATACAAAAGCTCTTTTAAGTTCTTTATTCTCTATAAATATGAATTTTTCAGAAAAAATAGCTAGCATTGAAGGAGATGTACCTAGTCCTATTAACTTACCTAGTGGTTGTGTATTTCAAGGACGTTGTAAATTTGTAAAAGATAAATGTAAGGGACAAAAACCTACTTTAGAAAATATTGATACAAAACATGAAGTAGCCTGTTATTTTACAAAAGAAATAAATAATTTATAG
- a CDS encoding ABC transporter ATP-binding protein, protein MLEIKDLTIQYGEKDAVVENFSLTMKKGEIISIVGESGSGKSTVLRSIIGGLLGQGKVISGDIIFNGKSLLNLSNNEWRELRGTVISMISQDCGATLNPIRKIGSQYIEYINAHTNLNKIEAEKKALFMLEKVRLPEVKNIMNSYPYELSGGMKQRVGIAMALTFEPELVLADEPTSALDVTTQAQIVKQMMELRDEFHTGIIIVTHNMGVAAYMADKIIVMQNGVVVDSGTRKEVINNPKSDYTKKLLDAIPEMDGERFV, encoded by the coding sequence ATGTTAGAGATTAAGGATTTAACGATACAATATGGAGAAAAAGATGCTGTTGTTGAAAATTTTTCTTTGACTATGAAAAAAGGAGAAATTATAAGCATTGTTGGAGAATCTGGAAGTGGAAAATCTACTGTTCTTCGTTCAATAATAGGAGGACTGTTAGGACAGGGAAAAGTTATTTCTGGAGATATAATTTTCAATGGAAAATCACTGTTAAATCTTTCAAATAATGAGTGGAGAGAATTGAGAGGAACAGTTATTTCAATGATTTCTCAAGATTGTGGAGCTACATTAAATCCAATTAGAAAAATAGGCTCTCAATATATTGAATATATAAATGCTCATACTAATTTAAATAAAATTGAAGCAGAAAAAAAAGCTCTTTTTATGTTAGAAAAAGTCCGTTTGCCAGAAGTAAAAAATATTATGAATAGCTATCCTTATGAACTCTCTGGAGGTATGAAACAGAGAGTTGGGATCGCTATGGCTCTTACATTTGAACCAGAACTTGTGTTAGCTGATGAACCTACAAGTGCTTTAGATGTCACTACTCAAGCTCAAATTGTAAAACAGATGATGGAACTAAGAGATGAATTTCACACTGGTATAATTATAGTTACTCATAATATGGGAGTTGCTGCATATATGGCAGATAAAATTATAGTTATGCAAAATGGTGTAGTTGTAGATAGTGGTACAAGGAAAGAAGTTATAAATAATCCTAAGAGTGATTATACTAAAAAATTACTTGATGCAATTCCTGAAATGGATGGTGAGAGATTTGTCTAA
- a CDS encoding ABC transporter substrate-binding protein, whose translation MKIFTKKSFAFLMAILMMFTLVACGGDKKEEASTTANTNGELVIGVTSFADTLEPTEQYFSWVITRYGVGENLVRFNENGELEPSLAEEWKVSDDKLTWEFKIRDGVKFSNGNPLTAEAVKSSFDRTFRKSKRAEGFFKPTSIVAEGQTLKITTEKPVAILPQCLADPLFLIIDTSDNVEEYTTNAPICTGPYVFKEFVPTEYAIVERNENYWDGTPALAKVTFKCINDQNTRALSLKTGEIGVAYNLKIENKADFEGQDDINIQELKSLRSTYAFMNQHGALGDLALRQALLRALDKKAYCENLLGGAATPGKAPIPPTLDFGFDELVDENAYNPESTKEILAKAGYKDIDGDGFVEKPDGSKLDLNFVIYTSREELKIYAQAAQANLKDVGIKITLKTVSYETLLDMRDSGNFDLLIWNVLAANTGDPEKYLYENWDSRSASNQAGYKNAKVDELLDKLNVEFDPEKRKELAIEIQQLIMNDAATVFFGYETTFLFSNKKVQNLKMFPIDYYWLTKDVTVSE comes from the coding sequence ATGAAAATTTTTACAAAGAAAAGCTTTGCTTTTCTAATGGCAATCTTAATGATGTTTACTCTAGTTGCTTGTGGAGGAGATAAAAAAGAAGAAGCTTCAACAACAGCAAACACAAATGGAGAACTTGTTATAGGAGTTACAAGTTTTGCTGATACTCTTGAACCTACTGAACAATATTTTAGCTGGGTCATAACTCGTTATGGTGTAGGAGAAAACCTAGTTCGTTTTAATGAAAATGGTGAATTAGAACCATCACTTGCTGAAGAATGGAAAGTTAGTGATGATAAATTAACTTGGGAATTTAAAATAAGAGATGGTGTTAAATTCTCTAATGGTAATCCTTTAACAGCTGAAGCAGTAAAATCTTCTTTTGACAGAACATTTAGAAAAAGTAAAAGAGCTGAAGGTTTCTTTAAACCTACTTCAATAGTTGCTGAAGGACAAACTTTAAAAATAACTACTGAAAAACCAGTTGCTATTTTACCTCAATGTTTAGCAGACCCTCTATTCCTAATAATAGATACTTCTGATAATGTTGAAGAATATACAACAAATGCTCCTATCTGTACAGGACCTTATGTATTTAAAGAATTTGTCCCTACTGAATATGCAATAGTAGAAAGAAATGAAAATTATTGGGATGGAACACCTGCCCTTGCAAAAGTTACTTTTAAATGTATTAATGACCAAAATACTCGTGCTTTATCTTTAAAGACTGGTGAAATTGGTGTTGCTTATAATTTAAAAATAGAAAATAAAGCTGACTTTGAAGGACAAGATGATATAAATATTCAAGAATTAAAATCACTTAGATCTACTTATGCTTTTATGAATCAACATGGAGCATTAGGAGATTTAGCTCTTCGTCAAGCCTTACTTAGAGCTTTAGACAAAAAAGCTTATTGTGAAAATCTATTAGGTGGAGCAGCTACTCCAGGTAAAGCCCCTATCCCTCCTACATTAGATTTTGGTTTTGATGAACTTGTTGATGAAAATGCCTATAATCCTGAAAGTACAAAAGAAATATTAGCAAAGGCAGGATATAAAGATATAGATGGTGATGGTTTTGTTGAAAAACCAGATGGTTCAAAACTTGATTTAAACTTTGTAATCTATACAAGTAGAGAAGAATTAAAAATTTATGCTCAAGCTGCTCAAGCTAACTTAAAAGATGTTGGAATTAAAATTACATTAAAAACTGTTAGTTATGAAACTCTTTTAGATATGAGAGATTCTGGAAACTTTGATTTATTAATTTGGAATGTTCTTGCTGCTAACACAGGAGATCCTGAAAAATATCTATATGAAAACTGGGATAGCAGATCTGCATCTAACCAAGCAGGATATAAAAATGCAAAAGTTGATGAATTATTAGATAAATTAAATGTAGAGTTTGATCCAGAAAAGAGAAAAGAATTAGCCATAGAAATTCAACAATTAATAATGAATGATGCTGCAACAGTATTTTTTGGATATGAAACTACTTTCTTATTCTCAAATAAAAAAGTACAAAATTTAAAAATGTTCCCAATCGATTACTATTGGTTAACAAAAGATGTTACAGTTAGTGAATAA
- the nikC gene encoding nickel transporter permease, with product MKVIKFIKLHKQLIFFLVMAIVIVLIAIFAKQIAPKDPLNAIMNKPLHAPDKINLLGTDILGRDILSRIIYGTRYSLFMTLVLVGTVFTVGTTLGLLAGYFGGIIDTLIMRLADMMVSFPGIILAIAIAGLLGPSMTNAIIAISAVTWPKYARLSRSMVLKIKKELYVEAAKLTGSKDKDILFKYILPNMVTLMLVTAISDIGALMLEISALSFLGFGAQPPIPEWGAMLNEGRTYLAKAPWLMLYPGMAIVIVVVVFNMLGDNIKDLIDIKEEDF from the coding sequence TTGAAAGTGATTAAATTTATAAAATTGCATAAACAACTGATATTTTTCCTTGTAATGGCAATAGTTATTGTTTTAATTGCTATCTTTGCAAAACAAATAGCTCCTAAAGATCCATTAAATGCAATTATGAATAAACCTTTACATGCTCCTGATAAAATAAATTTATTAGGAACTGATATTTTAGGTAGAGATATTTTATCTCGTATTATCTATGGTACTAGATATTCACTTTTTATGACATTAGTTCTTGTAGGGACTGTTTTTACTGTTGGAACTACTTTAGGTTTGTTAGCTGGATACTTTGGTGGAATAATTGATACTCTTATAATGAGACTTGCTGATATGATGGTATCTTTTCCAGGTATTATCCTTGCAATAGCAATTGCAGGACTTTTAGGTCCTAGTATGACAAATGCAATTATTGCAATTTCAGCTGTCACTTGGCCTAAATATGCTAGACTTTCAAGAAGTATGGTTTTAAAAATAAAAAAAGAATTATATGTTGAAGCTGCTAAACTTACTGGAAGCAAAGATAAAGATATTTTATTTAAATATATTCTACCAAATATGGTCACTCTTATGTTAGTAACTGCAATTTCAGATATAGGAGCATTAATGCTTGAAATTTCTGCATTATCATTTTTAGGCTTTGGAGCTCAGCCTCCTATTCCTGAATGGGGAGCAATGCTTAATGAGGGAAGAACATATCTTGCAAAAGCACCTTGGCTTATGTTATATCCTGGTATGGCAATAGTTATAGTTGTCGTTGTGTTTAATATGCTTGGAGATAATATTAAAGACTTAATCGATATTAAAGAGGAAGATTTTTAG
- the nikB gene encoding nickel ABC transporter permease, with the protein MFKNHFINRILQILVVLFGISFFTFSLTYLSPGDPAEIMLTECGNIPTPELLEQTRAELGLDKPFAEQYFRWASHVAQGELGKSYSLRVPVVDKIKTAFMPTLKLSLLSLTFMIVISLPLGILAAIKVNKWQDYVVRAISFTGLSIPSFWLGLIFLSVFGVMLRWVTVSGGKADFKSMILPAFTLGFAMSAKYIRQVRHTVLEELNKDYVVGARMRGIKESTILIKHVLPNALIPLITLLGLSLGSLLGGTAVIEIIYNFPGMGNLAIKAISFRDYPLVQAYVLLIALIYLVINLIVDFSYKLLDKRVEGAN; encoded by the coding sequence ATGTTTAAAAATCATTTTATTAACAGAATATTACAAATTTTAGTAGTTCTTTTTGGAATAAGCTTTTTTACATTTAGTTTAACTTACTTATCACCAGGTGATCCTGCTGAAATTATGTTAACTGAGTGTGGAAATATTCCAACACCTGAATTACTTGAACAAACAAGAGCAGAACTTGGTCTAGATAAACCTTTTGCTGAACAATATTTCAGATGGGCATCCCATGTTGCTCAAGGAGAATTAGGAAAGTCTTATTCTTTAAGAGTACCTGTTGTAGATAAGATAAAAACTGCTTTTATGCCAACATTAAAACTTTCTTTGTTATCACTTACATTTATGATAGTGATTTCATTGCCATTAGGCATTCTTGCTGCTATAAAAGTAAATAAATGGCAAGATTATGTTGTCAGAGCAATAAGTTTTACGGGACTATCTATTCCTAGTTTCTGGTTAGGATTAATATTTTTAAGTGTTTTTGGTGTAATGCTTCGTTGGGTAACTGTTTCAGGTGGTAAAGCAGACTTTAAATCAATGATACTTCCTGCTTTTACATTAGGATTTGCAATGTCAGCAAAATATATAAGGCAAGTTAGACACACTGTTTTAGAAGAACTAAATAAGGATTATGTTGTAGGGGCTAGAATGAGAGGTATAAAAGAAAGTACAATACTTATAAAACATGTACTTCCAAATGCTTTGATACCTTTGATAACTCTATTAGGTTTATCTCTTGGTAGTTTACTAGGTGGAACAGCTGTTATAGAAATAATTTATAATTTCCCAGGAATGGGAAATTTAGCTATAAAGGCTATATCTTTTAGAGATTATCCTTTAGTTCAAGCTTATGTTTTACTTATTGCACTTATTTATTTAGTAATAAACCTTATAGTTGATTTTTCATATAAACTTTTAGATAAAAGAGTTGAGGGGGCAAACTAA
- a CDS encoding retron system putative HNH endonuclease, whose amino-acid sequence MLKVNKKNEPLEFMKYKINNRIINWNDFTPEIKEFLKKSLLEEQENSCCPYCEIEVYLENSQIEHIKPKDKFPELLLDYNNLIVCCLGEKRCGNSKANKWDKLFINPITENPEDYFEYDIKTGRIVPIFKDGEKYEKAEYTIDLLNLNDNRLCEIRKRYILEFLTYTDYNRENLNEFPIKFPSLRRYLEDRL is encoded by the coding sequence ATGCTAAAAGTAAATAAGAAAAATGAGCCTTTGGAATTTATGAAATATAAAATAAATAATAGAATAATAAATTGGAATGATTTTACTCCTGAAATTAAAGAATTTTTAAAGAAATCTCTATTAGAAGAACAGGAAAATAGTTGTTGTCCTTATTGTGAAATAGAAGTTTATCTAGAAAATAGTCAAATAGAACATATTAAACCAAAAGATAAATTTCCTGAACTTTTACTAGATTACAATAATTTAATTGTTTGTTGTCTTGGAGAAAAAAGATGTGGTAATTCAAAGGCAAATAAATGGGATAAGCTTTTTATAAATCCTATTACAGAAAATCCAGAAGATTATTTTGAGTATGATATAAAAACTGGGAGAATAGTTCCGATTTTTAAAGATGGAGAAAAATATGAAAAGGCTGAGTATACAATAGATTTATTGAATCTTAATGATAATAGATTATGTGAAATTAGAAAAAGGTATATATTAGAATTTCTAACTTATACTGATTATAATAGAGAAAATTTGAATGAATTTCCAATAAAATTTCCATCTTTAAGAAGATACTTAGAAGACAGGTTATAA
- a CDS encoding AAA family ATPase, with protein MKIEKVHIKNIKGIKDLELSFKKDDKILDLIVLAGVNGSGKTTILESIKDFFDNKNVNYNELEKSNVNLDIFFENFEKNKIEEAENFSNNHKHKLWNFFYTLQNYAYYRKDSNDYYENQLAKNFKNPPKIIYIPAENIFKEVKTESTTLSKEYEFINSINSDIIRDIPSYIATRRNYLATVEENLTMKEVTNKVVNEINDIFNILELDVKLKGFSKDEKTLPIFENSAGDEFDINDLSSGEKQLFLRTLSIKMLEPKNSIILIDEPELSLHPKWQQRIVEVYKNIGENNQIILATHSPHILGSVSNENIFILYRNENGKIEAKTGDELYSSYGQPVDRVLKDIMELKSIRTPKVDKDLEELRKLVDEDKYDTKEFKEKYNNLLEILGNTDEDLFLIDMDIKLKQKVNSNAKSK; from the coding sequence ATGAAGATTGAAAAAGTCCATATAAAAAATATAAAAGGAATAAAAGATTTAGAATTATCATTTAAAAAAGACGATAAAATTTTAGATTTAATTGTTTTAGCTGGAGTAAATGGAAGTGGGAAAACTACTATTTTAGAATCTATAAAAGATTTTTTTGACAATAAAAATGTTAATTATAATGAACTAGAAAAATCAAATGTTAATTTAGATATATTTTTTGAAAATTTTGAAAAAAATAAAATTGAAGAAGCTGAAAATTTTTCTAATAATCATAAACATAAATTATGGAATTTTTTTTATACTTTACAGAATTATGCCTATTATAGAAAAGACAGTAATGATTACTATGAAAATCAATTAGCAAAAAATTTTAAAAACCCTCCTAAAATAATTTATATACCAGCTGAAAATATTTTTAAAGAAGTAAAAACTGAATCTACAACTTTATCAAAAGAATATGAATTTATAAATAGTATAAACTCAGATATAATAAGAGATATTCCATCATATATAGCAACAAGAAGAAATTATCTTGCTACTGTTGAAGAAAATTTAACTATGAAAGAGGTTACTAATAAAGTAGTCAATGAAATAAATGATATCTTTAATATTTTAGAACTAGATGTCAAATTAAAAGGTTTTTCAAAAGATGAAAAAACTTTACCTATTTTTGAAAATTCTGCTGGTGATGAATTTGATATAAATGATTTATCCTCTGGTGAAAAACAATTATTTTTAAGAACCTTATCTATAAAGATGTTAGAACCTAAAAATTCTATAATTTTAATTGATGAACCAGAACTATCATTACACCCCAAATGGCAACAAAGAATAGTAGAAGTGTATAAAAATATTGGAGAAAATAATCAAATAATATTAGCTACCCATTCGCCACATATATTAGGAAGTGTTTCTAATGAAAATATTTTTATTTTATACAGAAATGAAAATGGAAAAATTGAGGCTAAAACTGGTGATGAACTTTATTCTTCTTATGGACAACCTGTAGATAGAGTTCTTAAAGATATAATGGAATTGAAATCTATTAGAACTCCAAAAGTAGATAAAGATTTAGAAGAACTTAGAAAACTTGTAGATGAAGATAAATATGATACTAAGGAATTTAAGGAGAAATATAATAATCTTCTTGAAATATTAGGAAATACAGATGAAGATTTATTTCTTATTGATATGGATATAAAACTAAAACAAAAGGTGAATTCTAATGCTAAAAGTAAATAA
- the murA gene encoding UDP-N-acetylglucosamine 1-carboxyvinyltransferase produces MVEAFKIVGGKKIAGELKVDGSKNSTLPIMIATLVEKGTYILRNVPDLRDIRTLVALLESLGLEVEKLDANSYKVVNNGLSGAEASYDLVKKMRASFLVMGGMLAIEKRGKVALPGGCAIGARPVDLHLKGFEALGAKINIEHGYVEATTENGLTGGNIILDFPSVGATENIIMAAVKAKGKTILENAAKEPEIEDLCNFLIKMGAKISGVGTSRLEIDGVDKLTACEYSIIPDRIVAGTYIIASILFDGSIKISGIVPEHLSSFLLKLEEMGAKFNIEEDRLEVLTKLSDLKPAKITTMPHPGFPTDLQSPMMTLMCLVNGASEIKETIFENRFMHVPELNRMGAKIEIDSSTAKITGVENFSSAEVMASDLRAGASLILAALKAKGESIVNRIYHVDRGYENFEEKFKALGANIERIKTEA; encoded by the coding sequence ATGGTTGAAGCATTTAAAATAGTTGGTGGGAAAAAAATAGCAGGAGAATTAAAAGTTGATGGTTCAAAAAATTCAACACTCCCAATAATGATAGCAACATTAGTTGAAAAAGGGACATATATTTTAAGAAATGTTCCTGATTTAAGAGATATTAGAACTTTGGTTGCACTCTTGGAAAGTTTAGGATTGGAAGTTGAAAAATTAGATGCTAATTCATATAAAGTAGTAAATAATGGACTTAGTGGAGCAGAAGCAAGTTATGATTTAGTTAAAAAGATGAGAGCTTCATTTTTAGTAATGGGAGGAATGCTTGCCATAGAAAAAAGAGGAAAAGTTGCTTTGCCAGGAGGTTGTGCAATAGGAGCAAGACCTGTTGATTTACATTTAAAAGGTTTTGAAGCCTTAGGAGCAAAAATAAATATAGAGCATGGGTATGTTGAAGCCACAACAGAAAATGGTTTGACAGGAGGAAATATAATTCTTGATTTTCCAAGTGTAGGAGCAACAGAAAATATAATAATGGCAGCAGTAAAGGCTAAGGGGAAAACTATTTTAGAAAATGCTGCAAAAGAGCCAGAAATAGAAGATTTATGTAATTTCTTAATAAAAATGGGAGCAAAGATAAGTGGAGTAGGAACAAGCAGACTTGAAATTGATGGAGTGGATAAATTGACTGCTTGTGAGTATAGTATAATACCAGATAGAATAGTTGCAGGAACATATATAATAGCTTCTATTCTATTTGATGGAAGTATAAAAATTTCTGGAATAGTTCCAGAACATTTATCAAGTTTTCTATTAAAACTTGAAGAAATGGGAGCGAAGTTTAACATAGAAGAAGATAGATTAGAAGTTTTAACAAAGCTATCTGATTTAAAGCCTGCAAAAATAACAACTATGCCACACCCTGGTTTTCCAACAGATTTACAATCTCCAATGATGACACTTATGTGTTTAGTAAATGGAGCAAGTGAAATAAAAGAAACAATATTTGAAAATAGATTTATGCATGTACCAGAACTTAATAGAATGGGAGCAAAAATAGAAATTGACTCATCAACTGCTAAAATAACAGGAGTTGAGAATTTCTCATCAGCAGAGGTCATGGCAAGTGATTTAAGAGCAGGAGCTTCTCTTATACTTGCAGCATTAAAAGCAAAGGGAGAAAGTATAGTAAATAGAATTTACCATGTGGACAGGGGATATGAAAATTTTGAAGAAAAATTTAAGGCTTTAGGAGCAAATATAGAAAGAATAAAAACAGAGGCCTAA
- the rlmB gene encoding 23S rRNA (guanosine(2251)-2'-O)-methyltransferase RlmB, producing MERIIGINPVIEALLNKEKNIEKLELYNGLKGETAQKIKDLASKRNIKIFYTGKKIDNSQGVAVYISNYDYYKDFDEVYEELARKDKSLVLILDEIQDPRNFGAIIRSAEVFKVDLIIIPERNAVRINETVVKTSTGAIEYVNISKVTNLSDTINKLKKLDYWIYGAAGEANINYNEEDYPDKVVLVLGNEGSGIRKKVREHCDKLIKIQMYGQINSLNVSVASGILLSRIVNR from the coding sequence ATGGAAAGAATAATTGGTATCAATCCAGTGATAGAGGCTTTATTAAATAAGGAAAAAAATATAGAAAAATTAGAACTCTATAATGGTTTAAAAGGTGAAACAGCACAAAAAATAAAAGATTTAGCTTCTAAGAGAAATATTAAAATATTTTATACAGGTAAAAAAATAGACAATTCTCAAGGAGTAGCAGTATATATAAGTAACTATGATTATTATAAAGATTTTGATGAAGTCTATGAGGAACTTGCTAGAAAAGATAAGTCATTGGTTTTAATTTTAGATGAGATACAAGACCCAAGAAATTTTGGAGCAATAATAAGAAGTGCAGAAGTATTTAAAGTAGATTTAATAATAATTCCAGAAAGAAATGCAGTTAGAATAAATGAAACTGTTGTTAAGACTTCAACAGGGGCAATAGAATATGTAAATATTTCTAAGGTAACTAATCTATCAGATACAATAAATAAACTTAAAAAGTTAGATTATTGGATATATGGAGCAGCTGGGGAAGCAAATATAAACTATAATGAAGAAGATTATCCAGATAAGGTTGTTTTAGTCCTGGGAAATGAGGGTAGTGGAATTAGAAAAAAAGTTAGAGAACATTGTGATAAATTAATAAAGATTCAAATGTATGGACAAATCAATTCATTGAATGTTTCTGTTGCAAGTGGCATTCTACTGTCAAGAATTGTAAATAGATAA
- a CDS encoding sigma-70 family RNA polymerase sigma factor has product MEEDINAVLKKAQSGDSEAIDLILKEYSKLLSFNARKYYLVGAEKEDLVQEGILGLLKAIKFYDETKSSFSSFAFLCIRREMISAIRKANTQKNVMLNEALKTNAILEDSAHFDEDKININNYRSPENNPEEAYLLKEKIEEFKKFSEENFSKFEKEVLKYLIRGYSYREIAQILSKKLKSIDNTIQRIRKKCEEWIKVREKN; this is encoded by the coding sequence ATGGAAGAAGATATCAATGCTGTTTTAAAAAAAGCACAGTCTGGGGATAGCGAAGCTATTGATCTAATCTTAAAAGAATATTCAAAACTTTTATCTTTTAATGCACGAAAATATTATTTGGTAGGTGCAGAAAAAGAGGATTTAGTACAGGAGGGAATTTTAGGATTACTGAAAGCAATAAAATTCTATGATGAAACTAAATCATCTTTTAGTAGTTTTGCTTTTTTGTGTATAAGGAGAGAGATGATAAGTGCAATAAGAAAGGCTAATACTCAAAAAAATGTGATGTTAAATGAAGCCTTAAAAACAAATGCTATACTTGAAGATAGTGCACATTTTGATGAGGATAAGATTAATATAAATAACTATAGATCACCAGAAAATAACCCAGAAGAAGCCTACTTATTAAAAGAAAAAATAGAGGAATTTAAAAAGTTTTCTGAAGAAAATTTTAGTAAATTTGAAAAAGAGGTTTTAAAATATCTAATAAGAGGCTACTCATACAGAGAAATAGCACAGATTTTATCTAAAAAATTAAAGAGTATAGATAACACCATTCAAAGAATTAGAAAAAAATGTGAAGAATGGATAAAGGTAAGAGAAAAAAATTAA